A genome region from Blautia coccoides includes the following:
- a CDS encoding Na/Pi cotransporter family protein produces the protein MDFFSILSLIGGLALFLYGMNVMGDGLAKVSGGKMERILETLTSNPLKAVGLGAAVTAVIQSSSATTVMVVGFVNSGIMKLSQAVGVIMGANIGTTITSWILSLSGIESDNFFIQLFKPSTFSPVLAIVGVAFLMFAKSEKKKDIGMIFIGFAVLMFGMESMSGAVKPLADVPEFTGILTQFSNPILGMIAGTILTAVIQSSSASVGILQALCVTGAVSFDVAIPIIMGQNIGTCVTALLSAVGANKNAKRAAMVHLYFNVIGTVIFMVLFYTLNSFIHFGFMGHAANAAGIAVVHTTFNVFATLFLLPFSRVLEKLATLTIRDKEEAKPAVQDVQTQLLDVRFLDKPAFAMEQSRHVVDNMAREAQDSLRTALSLIDRYDDKMAEEVMTLEDHVDRYEDALGTYLVKLSQKDLNQKDSHDLSIMLHCIGDFERISDHAVNIMQSAKEMNAKNMKFSDKALQELHVIAKAVEDIFDSAYKVFAGQDQEMAKSVEPLEQVIDELNMELKSRHIRRLREGKCTIEQGFVLSDITTSLERIADHCSNIAVCITQVPEDAFDTHSYLEHMKREDNSEFQRVMEESRSRYQLP, from the coding sequence ATGGATTTCTTTAGTATTTTGAGCTTAATCGGCGGTCTGGCTTTGTTTTTATATGGAATGAATGTCATGGGTGACGGTCTGGCCAAGGTATCAGGCGGCAAGATGGAGAGGATTCTGGAGACTCTGACCTCAAATCCCCTCAAGGCCGTGGGTCTGGGCGCTGCGGTAACCGCGGTCATTCAGTCATCATCAGCGACAACCGTAATGGTAGTGGGGTTTGTCAATTCAGGCATTATGAAACTCTCACAGGCAGTGGGCGTTATCATGGGTGCCAATATCGGTACAACAATTACATCCTGGATTCTGAGTCTTTCCGGGATTGAAAGTGATAATTTCTTCATACAACTTTTTAAACCCTCCACATTTTCGCCTGTTTTGGCTATCGTGGGTGTTGCTTTTCTTATGTTTGCCAAAAGTGAAAAGAAAAAAGACATCGGCATGATATTTATCGGATTTGCTGTGCTCATGTTTGGTATGGAGAGTATGAGCGGGGCAGTGAAGCCTCTGGCGGATGTGCCGGAATTTACAGGGATCCTGACACAGTTTTCCAACCCGATCCTGGGCATGATCGCAGGTACGATCCTGACGGCAGTGATCCAGAGTTCTTCTGCGTCAGTGGGTATTCTGCAGGCACTCTGTGTGACCGGTGCGGTCAGCTTTGATGTGGCCATCCCCATCATTATGGGCCAGAATATAGGTACCTGTGTGACTGCGCTTCTCTCGGCCGTGGGAGCCAACAAAAATGCAAAACGTGCCGCCATGGTGCATTTGTATTTTAATGTTATCGGCACGGTTATCTTTATGGTACTTTTCTATACACTGAATTCCTTCATCCACTTTGGATTTATGGGACATGCGGCAAACGCGGCGGGTATCGCAGTTGTGCATACAACCTTTAATGTATTTGCAACCCTGTTTCTTCTTCCGTTCTCCAGAGTGTTGGAGAAGCTGGCAACGCTCACGATCCGGGACAAAGAGGAGGCAAAGCCGGCTGTGCAGGATGTACAGACGCAGCTTCTGGATGTGCGTTTCCTTGACAAACCGGCATTTGCTATGGAGCAGAGCCGTCACGTAGTCGACAATATGGCTAGAGAGGCACAGGATTCCCTGCGCACAGCGCTGTCACTCATTGACAGATATGATGATAAAATGGCGGAAGAGGTGATGACTCTGGAGGACCATGTGGACCGCTATGAGGATGCGCTGGGAACATATCTGGTTAAATTGAGTCAGAAAGATTTAAATCAGAAGGACAGCCATGATCTCTCTATTATGCTTCACTGTATCGGGGATTTTGAACGTATTTCGGACCATGCGGTAAATATTATGCAGTCAGCAAAAGAAATGAATGCAAAAAATATGAAATTCTCTGATAAAGCACTGCAGGAACTGCATGTGATCGCAAAAGCGGTAGAGGACATTTTTGACTCCGCCTACAAGGTATTTGCTGGGCAGGATCAGGAGATGGCAAAAAGCGTGGAACCGCTTGAACAGGTCATTGATGAATTGAATATGGAGCTGAAGAGCCGCCATATACGCAGACTGAGGGAAGGAAAGTGTACCATAGAACAGGGATTTGTCTTATCAGACATTACCACAAGCCTGGAGAGGATTGCGGACCACTGCTCAAACATTGCAGTCTGTATCACCCAGGTGCCTGAGGATGCTTTTGATACTCACAGTTATCTGGAACATATGAAGCGTGAAGATAACTCAGAGTTCCAGAGAGTCATGGAAGAGTCCCGCAGCCGTTACCAGCTCCCGTAA
- a CDS encoding N-acetyltransferase, with product MDIITITKENLEKEHICCAISNNKDCQVSAKKAWISQQLDAGLMFKKCDVRGKCFIEYIPAHEAWVPISAEDYMHINCLWVSGKFKGQGYSNLLLEECIKDSKAKGKKGLTVLSSAKKRPYLSDPGFFRHKGFLKADSAMPFYELLYLPFEEGTEKPQFREQAKAPQLEQQGFVLYYSHQCPFTAKYVPLIEKMARDRGVPFKTIRFESKEQAQNAPAPFTTYSLFYNGTFFTNEILSESKFEKILSEQNL from the coding sequence ATGGATATCATTACAATAACCAAGGAAAATCTGGAGAAAGAGCATATCTGCTGTGCCATATCCAACAATAAGGATTGTCAGGTGTCCGCTAAGAAGGCATGGATTTCCCAGCAGTTAGACGCTGGGCTGATGTTTAAAAAATGCGATGTGAGGGGGAAATGCTTTATAGAATATATTCCGGCCCATGAGGCGTGGGTTCCCATTTCGGCAGAGGATTATATGCACATCAACTGCCTGTGGGTTTCCGGGAAATTCAAAGGGCAGGGATATTCAAATCTCCTTTTGGAGGAGTGTATCAAGGACAGTAAGGCTAAGGGGAAAAAGGGTCTGACAGTTCTTTCATCTGCTAAAAAAAGGCCTTATCTCTCAGACCCGGGCTTTTTCAGACACAAAGGTTTTCTTAAGGCAGATTCGGCAATGCCTTTTTACGAGCTGTTATATCTGCCCTTTGAAGAAGGGACTGAAAAACCACAATTCAGGGAACAGGCCAAAGCACCGCAGCTAGAGCAGCAGGGATTTGTCCTCTATTATAGTCATCAGTGTCCGTTTACAGCAAAATACGTTCCTCTCATAGAAAAAATGGCCCGGGACAGAGGAGTACCTTTTAAAACCATACGTTTTGAATCAAAAGAACAGGCACAAAATGCCCCGGCTCCATTTACCACTTACAGCCTCTTTTATAATGGGACTTTTTTCACAAATGAAATCCTGTCAGAATCAAAATTTGAAAAGATCCTATCAGAACAAAATCTATAA
- a CDS encoding Gfo/Idh/MocA family protein, translating into MSGKKIKVGIVGLVFGGAFPTIYRDHPDVEEVVICDKNEELLNSFSRKFGFTRCCRDYQELLDSDVDAVHILTNIHTHADLAVQALNAGKHCAVTVPMATTLDEIRAVIEAKKKSGKNYMMMETSVYTYQCLYVKSLIDQGKLGKIQYLRGTHFQDMEGWPDYWKGLPPLHYATHAISPLLFLSGQRASRVHCFGSGTMREELVRNYGNPYPVETAVFRLEDGRTSADVTRSLFETAHEYVEGFSVFGDKMSFEWNFENDAPYVYTFEEGMTETNIGNRGRVISRQEVHCPNREEILPEAIRKYTTEFAILDPDNPDMYMKQGGGHHGSHPHLVNEFVSSIIEEREPMIDVYTAADWTAAGICGHESAMKNGEEVVIPEFR; encoded by the coding sequence ATGAGTGGTAAAAAAATAAAGGTGGGAATCGTAGGCCTTGTATTTGGCGGGGCTTTTCCGACTATCTACAGAGACCATCCGGATGTGGAAGAGGTGGTCATTTGCGATAAAAATGAGGAACTGCTGAACAGCTTTTCCAGAAAGTTTGGATTTACCAGATGCTGCAGGGATTATCAGGAGCTGCTGGACAGTGATGTGGATGCGGTACATATACTCACCAACATTCATACCCACGCAGATCTGGCCGTTCAGGCATTGAATGCGGGAAAGCACTGTGCAGTAACGGTACCCATGGCAACAACATTGGATGAGATCAGGGCGGTCATTGAGGCAAAAAAGAAGAGCGGAAAGAACTATATGATGATGGAGACCAGTGTTTATACATATCAGTGTCTGTATGTTAAGTCTCTGATCGATCAGGGGAAGCTGGGGAAAATCCAATATCTGAGAGGGACTCATTTTCAGGATATGGAGGGCTGGCCTGATTACTGGAAGGGTCTTCCGCCACTGCATTATGCAACCCACGCCATATCCCCGCTTCTGTTTTTGAGCGGACAGCGGGCTTCCAGGGTACATTGTTTTGGAAGCGGGACAATGCGGGAGGAATTGGTTCGGAATTATGGAAATCCATATCCTGTGGAGACGGCAGTCTTCCGGTTGGAGGATGGGAGGACCTCTGCGGATGTTACCCGTTCCCTTTTTGAGACTGCCCATGAGTATGTGGAGGGATTCAGCGTCTTTGGAGATAAAATGTCTTTTGAGTGGAATTTTGAAAACGACGCTCCCTATGTATATACCTTTGAGGAGGGTATGACAGAGACAAATATTGGAAACAGAGGCAGAGTTATCAGCAGGCAGGAGGTACATTGTCCAAACAGAGAGGAGATTCTGCCCGAGGCGATTCGGAAGTACACAACAGAATTCGCCATATTGGATCCCGATAATCCTGACATGTATATGAAGCAGGGCGGCGGACATCACGGGTCCCATCCACACCTGGTAAATGAATTTGTCAGCAGCATAATAGAGGAGAGGGAGCCGATGATCGATGTGTATACGGCGGCTGACTGGACTGCCGCGGGAATCTGCGGACATGAGTCAGCAATGAAAAACGGAGAGGAGGTTGTGATTCCGGAGTTTAGATAA
- a CDS encoding response regulator transcription factor, giving the protein MINVMVIEDRILTLNALKTQVRWEEYGLNPVGFFSGCQEAMKNLDGLNPDVIISDIVMPGMDGLSFCEYINGLGRNIKIIIISAYSKFEYAKKGIQLGVYDFLEKPVDYEFLSQRILQAGKEKHHEEQVQHVYENNHGIYRETFFQKLLKDSKESCKLDRVELEEILESDLRKMQFNCIMVAVETGKNDVTGEEICSEICGNLSQYYQTQEFWGPFFMETDVYCIVFGEKENFFMSTLIHLLKKYIRDLAEKRPGVYINMGIGYWVDDIRKLQYAADTAVQALEYRFVLGRNQVFHIHDYADKDLSDYTRFDYFEKKLADCLTSGDFGGIDKVCAEIRNYMENHGIKRSYLLFFVTTFLSTQVCGMLPDERVKDLISLQKLNAMVYASDILEYFEKILITLCREIRNYTAKDTTQTVSKIKRYIEENYREEDLSLGQIAKVFHMSPNYICRIFKEQAGSTLVNYISSLRILQAKKLLVETDKKIGEISSELGYSSQYYFSMGFKKATGYSPKEYRKIQE; this is encoded by the coding sequence ATGATAAATGTAATGGTGATCGAAGACCGTATTTTAACATTGAATGCGCTGAAAACACAGGTACGGTGGGAGGAATACGGGCTGAATCCCGTGGGATTCTTCTCAGGCTGTCAGGAAGCAATGAAAAATTTGGATGGATTAAATCCAGACGTGATAATATCAGATATTGTTATGCCCGGAATGGATGGGCTTAGTTTTTGCGAGTATATTAACGGGCTGGGCCGCAATATTAAAATTATCATCATTAGTGCCTACAGTAAATTTGAATATGCCAAAAAAGGGATACAGTTGGGAGTATACGACTTTTTGGAGAAGCCTGTGGATTATGAATTCCTTAGTCAGCGTATTTTGCAGGCCGGCAAAGAAAAGCACCATGAGGAGCAGGTACAGCATGTATATGAGAACAATCACGGCATTTACCGGGAAACCTTTTTTCAAAAGCTGTTAAAAGACAGCAAAGAGAGCTGCAAACTGGACAGAGTGGAACTGGAAGAAATTCTGGAGTCAGATTTGCGCAAAATGCAGTTTAACTGCATTATGGTGGCTGTGGAGACAGGAAAGAACGATGTCACAGGAGAAGAAATCTGTTCAGAAATCTGTGGGAATCTGTCTCAATATTATCAGACACAGGAATTCTGGGGACCGTTTTTTATGGAAACGGATGTATACTGCATTGTGTTTGGAGAAAAAGAAAATTTCTTTATGAGTACATTGATACATCTGTTGAAAAAATATATACGTGATCTGGCAGAGAAAAGGCCGGGAGTGTATATCAATATGGGGATCGGATACTGGGTGGATGATATCAGAAAGCTGCAGTACGCTGCAGATACTGCTGTGCAAGCCCTGGAATACCGCTTTGTTCTGGGGAGAAACCAGGTGTTTCACATCCATGATTATGCGGATAAAGACTTATCTGATTACACACGTTTTGATTACTTTGAAAAAAAGCTTGCGGACTGTCTCACAAGCGGTGATTTCGGCGGTATTGACAAAGTCTGCGCAGAGATACGGAATTATATGGAGAACCATGGTATCAAGAGGTCATATCTGCTTTTCTTTGTCACTACCTTTTTGAGCACACAGGTGTGCGGAATGCTCCCCGATGAGAGAGTAAAGGATTTAATAAGTCTGCAGAAACTCAATGCCATGGTCTATGCCTCAGATATATTGGAGTATTTTGAGAAAATTTTGATCACCTTATGCCGGGAGATAAGGAATTATACGGCAAAAGATACCACGCAGACGGTTTCAAAGATCAAACGGTATATTGAAGAGAATTACAGAGAGGAGGACTTGAGTCTGGGTCAGATCGCAAAGGTTTTTCATATGAGTCCTAATTATATCTGCCGTATTTTTAAGGAACAGGCAGGGAGCACATTGGTTAATTATATAAGCAGTCTCAGGATTCTTCAGGCAAAAAAGCTTTTGGTGGAGACTGATAAAAAAATAGGGGAAATCAGCAGTGAACTGGGGTATTCCAGTCAGTATTATTTTAGTATGGGATTTAAAAAGGCAACCGGATATTCTCCAAAGGAATACCGGAAAATACAGGAATAA
- a CDS encoding carbohydrate ABC transporter permease has protein sequence MKMSRKKKALLWILTFAVGFIIMWPVYWIIKSSFTQQVDLFKSPIEYRPIHLTLDNYRQLFQAAGLTEYLKGTVIITAVSLILSVFLCALAGYGFARCQTKGLNAAFAFIMFSTMIPGTVTVIPLMTLWRHLGLSDTFAGLVILYFSILIPFSTIMYSGFISQIPSSLEEAARIDGATMAGAFVRIILPLLKPIMATLCIINFITCLNEFFTPLMFTTKNVKVMSLLMSSIPKMNQYQMPWGAISAAGCMMLLPAILFIVCFEKNIMGGLMMGSIKQ, from the coding sequence ATGAAAATGTCCAGAAAAAAGAAAGCCTTGTTATGGATTTTGACATTTGCAGTGGGATTTATTATCATGTGGCCGGTCTACTGGATCATAAAATCCTCTTTTACTCAACAGGTGGATTTATTTAAGTCACCTATAGAATACAGGCCGATCCATCTCACACTTGACAATTACAGGCAGCTGTTCCAGGCGGCCGGACTGACAGAATATTTGAAAGGAACTGTTATCATTACAGCGGTCTCCCTGATCTTATCTGTTTTCCTCTGCGCTTTAGCCGGTTATGGTTTCGCCAGGTGCCAGACAAAGGGGTTGAATGCAGCATTTGCCTTTATCATGTTCTCCACAATGATACCGGGTACAGTGACGGTCATTCCCCTTATGACCTTGTGGCGCCATTTGGGACTCAGCGATACCTTTGCGGGATTGGTGATTTTATATTTTTCCATCTTGATCCCGTTTTCAACCATCATGTATTCCGGTTTTATCAGCCAGATCCCCTCCTCACTGGAGGAGGCTGCCAGAATTGACGGGGCAACTATGGCGGGGGCATTTGTACGGATCATCCTTCCTCTGCTGAAACCGATCATGGCAACCTTATGTATCATCAATTTTATTACCTGTCTGAATGAATTTTTTACACCCCTTATGTTTACCACTAAAAATGTGAAGGTGATGAGTCTTTTGATGTCCTCCATTCCTAAGATGAACCAATACCAGATGCCATGGGGGGCGATCAGTGCGGCCGGATGTATGATGCTGCTTCCTGCAATTTTGTTTATTGTCTGCTTTGAGAAGAATATTATGGGCGGTCTGATGATGGGGAGTATAAAGCAGTAA
- a CDS encoding carbohydrate ABC transporter permease — MLKKLTLTKRKIIFAWICILPVLLIRAWTTIYPVLTMFYYSLLDYDLIRRTKKFAGLLNFKKLTTNKQFLESLSFTAVFTVVSMIAIVVLGIGLALLLKQNFGGRKLIRTIALIPWGLSMIVVSIAALWAFDNTYGIVNDLIRRIGFAGYHFNWLSDKAEAQVSVILVNIWKNVSFFGIIMLAAFQGIPGELFESAKIDGANDWKILIHVSLPYVMRTFIIMIIFIGVSQINSFEIVYAMTKGGPGTSTSLLAYRLYMEATKNMNYGMASAITVVMFLATAVYGVIGLSFYRKVDY, encoded by the coding sequence ATGTTGAAGAAACTGACGCTGACGAAGCGGAAAATTATATTTGCATGGATCTGTATTCTTCCGGTTCTGTTGATCCGGGCATGGACCACCATATATCCTGTTCTGACTATGTTTTATTATAGTCTGCTGGATTATGATTTGATAAGGAGAACGAAAAAGTTTGCAGGCCTGCTGAATTTTAAAAAACTTACCACGAATAAACAGTTTTTGGAGTCCCTGTCTTTCACCGCGGTTTTTACAGTGGTATCTATGATCGCGATCGTTGTATTGGGAATTGGCCTTGCTCTTTTACTGAAACAGAACTTTGGGGGAAGAAAGCTGATAAGGACCATAGCGTTGATCCCATGGGGGCTTTCCATGATCGTTGTGTCCATAGCAGCACTTTGGGCTTTTGATAATACTTATGGGATTGTAAATGATTTAATAAGAAGGATTGGGTTTGCGGGATACCATTTTAACTGGTTGTCTGATAAAGCAGAGGCACAGGTTTCGGTTATTCTGGTAAATATATGGAAGAATGTATCTTTCTTCGGGATTATTATGCTGGCGGCTTTTCAGGGGATTCCTGGGGAATTGTTTGAGTCAGCTAAGATTGACGGGGCAAATGACTGGAAGATTTTAATTCACGTATCACTGCCATATGTAATGAGAACATTTATTATCATGATAATATTCATCGGTGTTTCACAGATCAACAGCTTTGAGATCGTTTATGCTATGACAAAAGGAGGACCTGGGACCTCCACTTCCCTTTTGGCATACAGGCTTTATATGGAAGCTACAAAGAATATGAACTATGGAATGGCATCAGCCATCACAGTGGTCATGTTTTTGGCCACAGCAGTTTATGGTGTTATTGGACTGTCGTTTTACAGAAAAGTGGACTATTAA
- a CDS encoding ABC transporter substrate-binding protein, giving the protein MKKRNWRKKMTAGTAVLMTGTMLLSGCTSAEEDAGAGGQESKQEETTQDTEITVYTSAINDDAYGQEFKKMVEENLDFKVNFEAEPLLYADTVNKATTMLASGDDSVDVYYIDEIMQLSFMSADFLEPIDDVITEEDLNEFMDGYADKFLKKDGHVYGVPADFGGILFFVNKKMFDEAKIAVPTNQEEFIEAAKALTKDGKYGLLEAWDKASHLQDNLNRWCLMFGGNFYDWTLDGTKEAIKFMYDLVHTYGVTSIDNLSVDYETGNQKFTDGNAAMYFQWASASSSFAEAGKYGDEIICAPMPAFTTNKTPMSSWMWVVNKNSSKKEAAKEYVKFMASPEAQAAYMKATGKFSPTANLSVWDDAELTKGLLTVEEHKSYVQDNAFEARTLSERHSEYMDTVTGTLQEYLMDEISYEECLEKGQQQIDELLGKN; this is encoded by the coding sequence ATGAAGAAAAGAAATTGGAGAAAAAAGATGACAGCAGGGACTGCTGTACTTATGACGGGGACTATGCTTTTATCCGGATGTACTTCCGCAGAAGAAGATGCCGGTGCAGGCGGACAGGAGTCAAAGCAGGAGGAGACGACCCAGGATACAGAGATAACTGTCTACACTTCAGCGATCAATGATGATGCGTATGGCCAGGAATTTAAGAAAATGGTGGAGGAGAATCTGGATTTTAAAGTCAACTTTGAGGCAGAACCTCTGCTGTACGCAGATACGGTAAATAAAGCTACTACAATGCTGGCGTCCGGTGATGACTCTGTGGATGTGTATTATATTGATGAAATTATGCAGTTATCATTTATGAGTGCTGATTTTTTGGAACCAATAGATGATGTGATAACTGAAGAGGATCTAAACGAGTTCATGGATGGGTATGCTGACAAGTTCTTAAAGAAAGATGGTCATGTGTACGGCGTACCTGCTGACTTCGGAGGTATTCTTTTCTTTGTGAATAAGAAGATGTTTGATGAGGCCAAAATTGCCGTGCCAACCAATCAGGAAGAATTTATTGAAGCCGCAAAGGCCCTGACAAAGGATGGTAAGTATGGATTGCTGGAGGCGTGGGATAAGGCTTCACACCTCCAGGATAATCTGAACCGCTGGTGTCTCATGTTTGGAGGGAATTTCTATGACTGGACACTGGATGGGACAAAGGAAGCCATTAAATTTATGTATGATCTGGTGCACACCTATGGTGTTACCAGCATTGATAATCTGAGTGTGGACTATGAAACGGGAAACCAGAAGTTTACGGACGGAAACGCAGCCATGTATTTTCAGTGGGCGTCTGCCTCATCCTCCTTTGCGGAAGCAGGAAAATATGGAGATGAAATTATCTGTGCGCCAATGCCTGCATTTACCACCAACAAGACACCAATGAGTTCATGGATGTGGGTGGTAAATAAAAATTCTTCCAAGAAAGAGGCTGCCAAAGAATACGTGAAATTTATGGCATCACCAGAGGCACAGGCTGCTTATATGAAGGCAACCGGAAAATTCTCTCCTACAGCCAATTTAAGTGTATGGGATGATGCGGAATTGACAAAAGGGCTTCTGACTGTGGAAGAACATAAGTCATATGTACAGGACAACGCTTTTGAGGCCAGGACTTTAAGTGAAAGACACAGTGAGTATATGGATACAGTGACGGGAACTCTTCAGGAGTATCTCATGGATGAGATCAGCTATGAGGAATGCCTGGAAAAGGGACAACAGCAGATTGACGAACTTCTGGGCAAAAATTAA
- a CDS encoding sensor histidine kinase, translating into MNKFKELINKHFSTFRSKLTAAFILTSMIPLLLSITIAMFIINSYLRKETINQLLSDASLEAQQIEARLGQIIDMQNALSSLFSSSLTPDNASKDISSLALSRFESLRANVTSLEYVYNVKKIRIYSDYFPFTNGDSFHFFPLTDLDSPVLRQIASESSGVNRLKAFSSAGTSTGSTASFYKAIKNISGTVIAVYFIDIDLPNTMKSILSPTTDTTALSLLDSKSGLLYSSTQDLLLPDPPDSYETNKVFSSENSRFRILKKSSYTDWYYLFESSKGSSKIVNQALLTGYLLVFSLTVLLCIIAVIIFPITLSKRIKYFSNTINNIPDEDLASSSAAGAILDTLVKDSTTGDEIDSIITTFSNLFKKNTQLNTAIRQHELEIEKSKFTILQEQINPHFLYNSLDTIRICMLMDKKETACRLIQSLSQFYRISLSKGKDIITIDQELRMIEAYLQIEQAGYDGKITWQISCSDRVSAFGIPKFTLQPIVENSIIHGDFISSPVPLSITITVEYTELLKITLKDNGPGIPPDRLTELNHLLASQTLVPTAGYGLQNCCQRIRLHYGPAYGIQITSTPKGTQTTLTLPKILP; encoded by the coding sequence ATGAATAAATTCAAAGAGTTGATCAATAAACATTTTTCTACCTTTCGTTCCAAGCTCACGGCTGCTTTTATTTTGACATCCATGATCCCCCTGCTCCTCTCTATCACCATAGCGATGTTTATCATCAACAGCTATCTTAGAAAAGAAACTATAAATCAGCTTCTCTCAGATGCCAGCCTGGAGGCACAGCAGATAGAGGCGCGTCTTGGCCAGATCATTGATATGCAGAATGCACTCTCCTCTCTGTTCTCCTCCTCCCTAACTCCTGACAATGCCTCAAAAGATATCTCCTCCCTGGCACTGTCACGTTTTGAATCCCTGCGTGCCAATGTCACTAGTTTGGAGTACGTTTATAATGTAAAAAAGATAAGAATATACTCCGATTATTTTCCCTTTACGAATGGCGACAGCTTCCATTTTTTCCCTCTCACTGACCTGGACTCCCCTGTCCTTAGACAGATTGCATCCGAATCCTCCGGCGTCAACCGACTGAAGGCATTCTCCTCTGCCGGCACATCCACCGGCAGTACAGCCAGTTTCTATAAGGCCATCAAGAATATCAGCGGAACCGTTATTGCAGTTTACTTCATAGACATCGATTTGCCCAACACCATGAAAAGTATCCTCTCCCCCACCACAGATACCACAGCCCTCAGCCTTCTGGATTCCAAATCCGGTCTGCTATACAGCAGCACACAGGATCTGCTGCTCCCTGATCCTCCTGATTCCTATGAGACAAATAAAGTCTTCTCTTCTGAAAATTCCCGTTTCCGGATATTAAAGAAGAGCAGCTATACAGACTGGTATTATCTGTTTGAATCCTCAAAAGGCAGTTCCAAAATAGTGAATCAGGCTCTCCTTACAGGATATCTGCTGGTGTTTTCACTGACTGTACTTTTATGCATCATTGCGGTGATCATATTTCCCATCACCCTTTCCAAACGCATAAAATACTTTTCAAACACCATCAACAATATTCCTGACGAAGATCTGGCATCCTCCAGCGCTGCAGGAGCAATCCTGGACACCCTTGTTAAAGACAGCACCACCGGTGATGAAATTGATTCCATCATTACAACCTTTAGTAATCTATTCAAAAAAAATACCCAGCTCAATACCGCTATAAGGCAGCACGAGCTGGAAATTGAAAAATCAAAGTTCACCATACTCCAGGAGCAGATAAACCCTCACTTTCTATATAACTCCCTGGATACCATACGCATATGTATGCTCATGGATAAAAAAGAGACCGCCTGCCGTCTCATCCAATCCCTGTCACAATTTTACCGCATCTCCCTGAGCAAAGGAAAAGACATTATCACCATAGATCAGGAGCTTCGTATGATAGAAGCCTATCTACAGATTGAGCAGGCAGGCTACGACGGAAAGATCACATGGCAAATAAGCTGCAGCGACCGGGTTTCCGCCTTCGGAATTCCCAAGTTCACACTGCAGCCCATAGTAGAAAACTCCATCATACACGGAGATTTCATTTCATCACCTGTGCCTCTCTCCATTACAATAACCGTGGAATATACAGAATTGCTCAAGATAACATTAAAAGACAACGGCCCCGGAATCCCTCCGGACCGCCTGACAGAACTGAATCACCTATTGGCCTCCCAGACTCTGGTCCCCACAGCCGGCTACGGGCTTCAAAACTGCTGCCAACGCATCCGCCTCCACTATGGCCCCGCCTACGGAATCCAAATAACCAGCACCCCAAAAGGCACACAAACCACTCTGACTCTCCCCAAAATCCTTCCCTGA